The DNA window tcaaccgcataggacaaaccacaaaacaccctcatttaaggccttcgtagaaaaaccgaagtatccaaaaccgagtgccaaaaagacggtcaagaccttagcaaagaaagctgtccggtttgtcaaggtctgaatgcccaagggactaaccgcatgtggacccaagtgaatgtgggtaccaaacagttgtaaatatgtacattttgtaggatttaaagaaacggctaggaaactctgaatggtacttggatagtggttgctccaggcatatgaccgggaacaacaacctgctaaccaacatcaaaatagaaaccggtgaattaatcaccttcggtgataactcaaaaggtagaactgtgggcaagggtaagattgtccatggtaacctaactattgataatgtactcttagtagaaaacctacgttttaacttgctaagtattagtcaaatgtgtgatgctggatacatggtagaatttcttaaacatgcatgcttagttaagaactctcaaggcaccatactactaaccggaaataggctaggaaatatctataaggtagactggaaaaccaaggtagaatatcctgtatgcatgatagctaagaccgatcaaacctggttgtggcataaaagactaaaccatctgaacatgacaaccttaaactacattcgcggtaaaaagctagttgaaggtattcctgacatagtatttaacaaggataaggtttgctcagcatgtcaaatgggtaaacaaactaggtcaacctttaagagtaaaggaaacattcaatttaaccgatgcttagatcttcttcacatggatttatttggaccgattcaggtcatcagcctaggaggtatgctttacaccatggtagttattgatgattactctagatttacatgggtaatatttttaccatccaaacgtgaaaccgcatcaaatttgatcacactacttaaacgtttgcaaaatgaaaaatcaactcgcattaatagcattagaagtgatagaggcaccgaatttaccaacagtactttaaccgcatttcttgatgaatccggtattagacacgagttgtctagtgctaggactcctcaacaaaatggcctggccgagagaagaaaccaaactctcaaggaagctgcacggtccatgatagccgattcgggcattgcttaGAAactctgggctgaggctatcaacactacatgttacacacaaaaccggtccttaatcaacaaatttcacaacaaaacaccgtatgaggtatactttaacagggttcccaaccttaaataccttaagattttcgggtgtaaatgctacattcatataaatggcaaaacctatctttctgcttttgatgcaaaaaccgatactgggatcatgttaggttactcagcagtgagtaaggcatatagagtatataacaataaaaccttaaccatggaggaatcacttcatgttgtttttgatgattcggttgaaagtaatactgcatcatgctttgatctacacaacagattggaaaataacaatatccattctgatggtgaagatgagattccggttttcaggcggtttgtccatgaccaaatgggtaatgatgaaacccagccggatcaagctgtcccacgacaggaagctgacacttcggttcaaaccaaggaaatcggtcggtctgacaatcctgttcagcctaccgatatgtctagccttgatcaaataaacggtaatttggtagacatccctgaaccgaatttcaaaaggaataccaaacatcctcctgagcagattataggtgacccttcagaacctgttggaactaggcgtcaaattctggaggaatacttcaatttcgcctttatatcccaaattgagccgaagagaatagatgaagcactgtcagatccggattggatcttggaaatgcaagaagagctaaaccagtttgagagtaataaagtctggtacctagtccctagaccgaaagatcaaccggtcataggaacaagatgggtattcagaaataaactcaatgaagacggtttggtcacgaggaacaaagccagattagtgacacaaggttacaaacaggaagaaggcattgattttgaagaatctttcgcccctgtagctaggattgaagctattaggatttttctagcctttgctgtttttaaaaacttcaaggttttccaaatggatgttaaaagtgcatttttgaatggtgacctacgtgaagaggtatatgttgaacaaccacccggtttcaaaagtgctgaatttccaaaccatgtataccggttaaacaaagctttatacggtctaaagcaagcacctagagcctggtatgacacactaaccgcatttttgttaaaacatgatttcaccatcggatCGGTGGACAAAACGCTttttaagtttgagaagaaggaacatatcctacttgttcaaatctatgtagatgatatcatcttcggttcaaccgatcctaagctatgtgataaattttcaaccttgatgactaacaaatttgaaatgagtatgatgggggaattaagtttcttcctaggtcttcaggttaaacaactcgaagaaggaactttcatcagtcaacccaagtacactaaagaactgttaaagaaatttgggatggacacatgctcctcaacggctactccaatgagctcatcggtcaaattggacaaagatgatgagggtcaatcagtagacctgaccgcgtatcggggcatcatcggttctctcctatacctgacagcaagtagaccggatattctatttgcagtcggtgtgtgtggaagattccaagccaatccaaaacaatcccactacacagccgtaaagcgaatattgaaataccttaagggaacacctgacgtcggcctgtggtatccaaaggattcttcctttaacctaacaagctattcagatgcagactacgcaggttgcaagattgatagaaaaagcaccagcggaacatgacaattcctaggtgaccggcttgtctcatggcatagcaagaaacaaacatcagtggccacatccaccgcagaagctgaatacctggcggccggaagctgttgttcacaacttctttggatccaacaacaactgaagtatttcggtgtcacagccgaagagtctccgatcttttGTGATAACAccagtgccatagcaatcacctacaattcggttctacactccagaaccaagcacattgacataaggcaccacttcattcgggaacatgtcaagctgaagcatatccggttggaatacgtaccaacagatcaacaagtagctgatatcttcaccaagcctctacaggaagctaagttctctcaattcaaaCTTAcactcggcttaaccgacattagtcaaatcatccctaaggatgcttaaaagggaaatcggttcggacagacaaaaccggtagttcctcctaaactgtcggATTTCAAATCttccaaggtatctatggaagaaccgcctggtctatcagacatagtaaaccgaccggttacttagtacatgcaccaaataaccgcatcgggacgaacaactgataactgaccggttcggaaataggttaTCTTAGACTATTTGATcttcgaacaaaagtggaataattatctgtgtttaaacttatctgttctgaaacattgccttttcaaagtaaaatggtcgcacctaaaaagacgtgaagatttgatatctttcatggtccaggtctatgaccaacatcctaggctgtagacatgcttatttcatgcaaaactctttatcctatggttaatagacattatcacctgtgatacctggataataggcttctctctccactagtatataagttgaacaaaccttaaacaaaacaatcacaagctgCATAACtctttctctcactaagacaaaatgtctcagtttccaaacatccttcaagtggatttcaactctgctcaaagcactgagcattatgagatcttcaagatgatcaaatcacttaaagatactggtctccaaatctttctagatgacaaacatgtcatctattttgagtctgtcctggagttcttttataacgctagggtttttcgtggaactcctcactttgacactcCCATCCAATCAAAAGTAGGAGGAATTGTCTTTGACTTTACTGAAAATGACTTTGCCAGATGCTTTAACCTACCAAAGCAGGGGCTAACCGACCTAAACataccggctgaactaaaagtcgagatctccttagcctttgcTCGGTCAAGCCATCCAGtggatgaccacggtgctaagtcactattgaaagttgaataccagcttctcaatgatgtaatcggtcgaggcatcctgggaagggatgtgaccaacacatactgcaccgctgccttcaacatgatggctgcCATAACTACTGGTACACTGGTAAATTGGTcgagggtactgttcgacgtcctagtCTGGATGATTGTCGTTCAAACAGTTGGCCTCATTCCTCAAATAAGTTGTCTGCTTCTagagcttggagttccaacatGCCCTGGGGAAGGGCTGAACTAAGCTCAAGTGCTAACCAAGGaagtaaccgactccttctatgagcggtttgagaaggcgtGGAAGAGGAGAAACCGTCACATTCACTCCAACGGTCACACCAACTCAAGCGGATATTAGGTCACTCcctcctacacccggtcattttgctgcacgcaccgggtgtatcttcATTCAACCtctttatgatcatttcggttttatctatgtTCTCTTCGGTTTAGCCTAAGTTATCTTCGGTTTCtatcggttacttttcagtgtgttgttgcatgggtcattaatgaaaagtaacatttaattaatgaagtaacctccaactacatgagtaatcaatacccaactaacttggttacttttcaactaaaaccttcctcgagctccgcaatcagCATCTTCCCAATGaactttggaaacataaagattctcttctccaataagacaaaactgacattcaatgttgatgttttccctccaaaaatggatctatataaagagacatttcctaatcaaattaacacatctcaaatcataaactccttctctctctattagaaaagtttgaatcatgccgagcagaactctaggaaacttcctgagcatcaacttcgattcatgtatggaacattgggacatAGAAACAAAGGAGGTCATGTTcgaatctctcattgacaccggtcttcgaacctttctcaaagaatccggtcccatacttcttgaggatgtcaagacgttCTTCAAAAGTGCTTGCATCAGAGGAAACTATATCGTttccacggtgagagaccatacCTTCTAGTTGGATGAAGCCAAATTTGCCCAgatgttcaacctgcccacagaagggttttccgagTTCCCTACCCGGGTGGGAAGTGCATCAACCGATCATTCAATATTCTTCTCTAGAACCGATGTTCCGGTGGAAaaccatgggttaaaaacccgccttgctcaccacatccaactccttcttgagattgtaacccgctctatcatttgtcaatccccgaatcagcgttactccaagaaaacattcgacatgatgacctatattgttagcaacacgaccatcaattggtcaacggtcatttttcagaacttgaaaaccatggtgctaaccaagaaaggtctcggttatgctcctcacatcagtcagatcattctcaagtaccgcccagaatttggaccgggcacaccggcatctcccTCAAACATCCTTGACATAGATGGAGTGGAAGAAAAGCTTTCAAGAGTCGTTATCACATAAGTTATCTCGACAATTTCTGGAAAAGAAGCATCCGGCCCCCAGctctacaggtggccgaaagaagaaatctACCGCCAAGACACCGGCTCCGGTAAAAGACAAGTCCGGAAGCAAGAAGGGTAAGGAACCGATAGTATTCACGGAACCTCCCTCGCAAACAAGAGATGAGGAAGAATCGGCTTCCACGTCTGACCGAACCGGCTCGCAGAAAACCGATGAAAATCCTTCTGATAGAGAAGGACcatttgaagaagatcaatcagCTACAAGTCTTGACAATACGGGTACAGCCGCAAGCCTTGAAAACACCGAGGCTGGTGCAGACGGCCGTGAGGAGGAAGAGACTCCCTTTGACAATGACCAAAAGATAGCCGCGAACATTGTACGAAAAATCTTGGAGGAAATCGAACTTCGAGTTCAAGCGGCTGCCGCaatataccgggaatggcacgagtaccgatgcgacaaattttttaaacacatgctaccgggcctaaccgatgaacaaagtttcagaaggctgaaggagatagagGAAAACGTTATAAGCCTCACAAGCGCCAAGGATCCTaacgaagccatggaccgacacACAATCGTAAAACCGCGTACTCGGCTACAAAAGTTAACCGTACACATACGAAAGCTTACAGAAAGGTATGTTGCGGGAACACCGAAGGCTAAGTTACAACTCCTGGTGTTGGATATGCTTGAAGTCAAGAAAGGAGAAGTCATTGACGAAATAGATCGGCTTGACGCGGTGCACAGACAGCGAGAAACAGCGCATTCTCCGCGTCCTGAGACCAATGACGGTCAGAATCGAGGTGCAACGCCTCCTCTAGCGGATCCGGTCATAAACGAAACCGACGAAAGGACAGAGACTCCTTTCACCGGGCCATTTGAAACGGATCAACCGGGGGATTCAGAACCGATTGTCATAGAAGAAAGAGTAAAGACTCTTATCCAAGAGTTTACCAACTCAAAGGTTCGACCGTGGAAGAGGAAAATCAAGAAAGTCGCGCGCCAAACAATCCTGTTAGCCGAAAAGACGAGGGATGATCTTGTAAAGGCAGAGGCCCGGATCACAGACATCGAAGCCGACTACCGGGACGACACGGTGCTGCACAATGATCATCTTAAGCGAACCGAGGACTTGGAAGATAAGACCTCAAGGATGGTGGATGACATAGGTCGGTTTGAAAGGGAAACCGAGAAACAGATCACAAAGGTCGATGAAGACCTGGGGCGGTCAAGCAACGAAGCCGCTTCCACACTCAACAGAGTCATCAGCCTCGAGGAAAAGAATGCAAGCCTTGAGGACCGGAATACCCAACTcgaagccgacctcaaggcgctcACCGATcagataaatgaattaattaaggCCAAGATTAATGCTGATACATcggttgaggaggcaaacgcccgagcggctaaggaagttcaagatgcgctggacgaagaaGCGCGGAAAGCAAAGGAGGCACCGCGATTGTCTGAAGAGGAAATAGCCGTGCGCGAACGAAACACAGCGGCTAAATATCCGGGACTTGCGAAGTCCATGGCAGCTCAAGCGGCCAAagatgcagagcggttaaacGCACAAAAACAAGGGCTCGAAGAATATGCCAGGGCTCACAAGAAGACCAAGGCggcttcttcctcttcggttccagCAAAACGGAAAAGGAAATCATCATCAAGGAAGGTTCAGGTAGCCGGGATGCTGGAAAGGATTACCGAAACGGTTATTGAAACTCAACCGAACCCAGCTATGCACACCGAGGATGAAGAAGAAGCGAATCTCGAGCCGcggtctacaagacaacgagttCTCAATACGGTTCTAATCAGCACGGTCGGTCACCCGCAAGCTGAAGGTTCATCTTCAAGACCGGATCAACCGGATGAGGAAGAACCGACCGATGCTATGATGAAAGACTTCATATTTTCCGAATCAGAATAGGGGCTCAATTTTCTTAatctatgtttatttcggtgtctatataatattttcccctTTTTCGGttacttctatatatataaagctatttttgaaaccggcctttACTTGCATCcctacatggttttgataattttaaataaa is part of the Impatiens glandulifera chromosome 1, dImpGla2.1, whole genome shotgun sequence genome and encodes:
- the LOC124942143 gene encoding DEK domain-containing chromatin-associated protein 4-like, which codes for MEWKKSFQESLSHKLSRQFLEKKHPAPSSTGGRKKKSTAKTPAPVKDKSGSKKGKEPIVFTEPPSQTRDEEESASTSDRTGSQKTDENPSDREGPFEEDQSATSLDNTGTAASLENTEAGADGREEEETPFDNDQKIAANIVRKILEEIELRVQAAAAIYREWHERLKEIEENVISLTSAKDPNEAMDRHTIVKPRTRLQKLTVHIRKLTERYVAGTPKAKLQLLVLDMLEVKKGEVIDEIDRLDAVHRQRETAHSPRPETNDGQNRGATPPLADPVINETDERTETPFTGPFETDQPGDSEPIVIEERVKTLIQEFTNSKVRPWKRKIKKVARQTILLAEKTRDDLVKAEARITDIEADYRDDTVLHNDHLKRTEDLEDKTSRMVDDIGRFERETEKQITKVDEDLGRSSNEAASTLNRVISLEEKNASLEDRNTQLEADLKALTDQINELIKAKINADTSVEEEAPRLSEEEIAVRERNTAAKYPGLAKSMAAQAAKDAERLNAQKQGLEEYARAHKKTKAASSSSVPAKRKRKSSSRKVQVAGMLERITETVIETQPNPAMHTEDEEEANLEPRSTRQRVLNTVLISTVGHPQAEGSSSRPDQPDEEEPTDAMMKDFIFSESE